In Natronococcus occultus SP4, the following proteins share a genomic window:
- a CDS encoding FAD-dependent oxidoreductase, with amino-acid sequence MSDFASGDLPGEATSVWLANTREDDPDPDPLEGARSVDVAVVGAGIAGLSTAIELRERDLTVAVLERDRVATGITGKTTAKLTSQHGAIYDHLRREFGQAQASRYATVQEEAIDRVECRIEELGIDCGFERQPSYLYSNEPDEIEREVDAARAAGLEASYVTSVPPFERAQAAVRFEDQAWFHPRKYLLAIADELRADDGAHLHEETRVTDLEDGTPCVVRTESGTVRATHVVLATGFPIRDRAGYFARMHPKRSYVLGIRLDGDPPEGMYYRTGDPYRSVRTYRDEGEELLLVGGENHKTGQGGSTADRYRRLESWARERFPVDEIAYRWSTQDYKPVDKMPFIGRAGAGTENLSVATGFRGWGMTNGTAAGRLLAADIDGEPVPDLDLFDPLRLTPKASLGKTLTENADTASEFVTDWFQTLVTPDLTALGPGEAKVVRKGGKPIACARDDDGELHAVSAVCTHMYCLVEWNDAEESWDCPCHGSRFDPDGEVLEGPATEDLPAREG; translated from the coding sequence GTCGACGTCGCCGTCGTCGGCGCCGGGATCGCCGGGCTCTCGACGGCGATCGAGCTGCGCGAGCGGGACCTGACCGTCGCCGTCCTCGAACGGGATCGCGTCGCGACGGGGATCACGGGGAAGACGACCGCGAAGCTGACCAGCCAGCACGGGGCAATCTACGATCACCTGCGCCGGGAGTTCGGCCAGGCACAGGCGAGTCGGTACGCCACCGTCCAGGAGGAGGCGATCGATCGGGTCGAGTGCCGGATCGAGGAGCTGGGGATCGACTGCGGGTTCGAGCGCCAGCCCTCCTACCTCTACAGCAACGAGCCCGACGAGATCGAACGGGAGGTCGACGCCGCCCGCGCGGCGGGACTCGAGGCCAGCTACGTCACCTCCGTCCCGCCGTTCGAGCGCGCGCAGGCCGCGGTCCGGTTCGAGGACCAGGCCTGGTTCCACCCCCGGAAGTACCTGCTCGCGATCGCCGACGAGCTCCGGGCCGACGACGGCGCCCACCTCCACGAGGAGACTCGCGTGACCGACCTCGAGGACGGAACGCCCTGCGTCGTTCGCACGGAATCGGGAACCGTCCGGGCCACACACGTCGTCCTCGCGACGGGGTTTCCGATCCGTGACCGGGCAGGCTACTTCGCCCGGATGCACCCCAAGCGGTCCTACGTCCTCGGGATCCGTCTGGACGGCGACCCTCCGGAAGGAATGTACTACCGCACCGGCGATCCCTACCGCTCCGTTCGCACCTACCGCGACGAGGGAGAGGAGCTGTTGCTGGTCGGGGGCGAGAACCACAAGACGGGCCAGGGCGGCTCGACCGCCGACCGCTACCGGCGGCTCGAGTCGTGGGCCCGCGAGCGGTTCCCTGTCGACGAGATCGCCTACCGGTGGTCGACCCAGGACTACAAGCCCGTCGACAAGATGCCCTTCATCGGCCGCGCCGGCGCCGGAACTGAGAACCTCTCCGTCGCGACGGGGTTCCGGGGCTGGGGGATGACCAACGGCACTGCCGCAGGACGACTGCTGGCGGCCGATATCGACGGCGAACCGGTGCCCGACCTAGATCTGTTCGACCCGCTCCGGCTGACGCCGAAGGCCTCGCTGGGCAAGACCCTCACCGAGAACGCCGACACGGCGAGCGAGTTCGTCACCGACTGGTTCCAGACGCTCGTCACCCCGGATCTGACGGCGCTCGGGCCCGGCGAGGCAAAGGTCGTCCGCAAGGGCGGGAAGCCCATCGCCTGCGCGCGCGACGACGACGGCGAGCTTCACGCCGTTTCGGCGGTCTGTACCCACATGTACTGTCTCGTCGAGTGGAACGACGCCGAGGAGAGCTGGGACTGTCCCTGCCACGGCTCGCGGTTCGATCCCGACGGCGAGGTCCTGGAGGGGCCGGCGACCGAGGACTTGCCGGCTCGGGAGGGGTAG
- a CDS encoding thioredoxin family protein: MSVTLKDFYADWCGPCKTQDPILEELEDDWEGRFEVEKVNVDEQQDVANEYQVRSLPTLIIENDDGVVERFVGVTQRDDLEDALEDAGA, from the coding sequence ATGTCCGTCACGCTCAAGGACTTTTACGCAGACTGGTGTGGCCCCTGCAAGACCCAGGATCCGATCCTCGAGGAGCTCGAGGACGACTGGGAGGGCCGATTCGAGGTCGAGAAGGTAAACGTCGACGAACAGCAGGACGTCGCCAACGAGTATCAGGTACGATCCCTGCCGACCCTGATCATCGAGAACGACGACGGCGTCGTCGAACGCTTCGTCGGCGTCACCCAGCGCGATGACCTCGAGGACGCCCTCGAGGACGCCGGCGCGTAA
- the pdxT gene encoding pyridoxal 5'-phosphate synthase glutaminase subunit PdxT, which yields MTLTAGVVAVQGNVDAHATAIERAARNHGREVTVREIRTSGIVPDCDLLAMPGGESTTISQLVHEEGIDAEIRDHVAAEKPLLATCAGLIVASRDPNDDRVDALGLVDASVERNAFGRQKDSFEAPLEIDGLAEPFPAVFIRAPAIDDVGGVDVLARWDERPVAVRDGPVIATAFHPELTPDSRLHGLAFFENAASTGPQLEESA from the coding sequence ATGACACTGACCGCCGGCGTCGTCGCCGTCCAGGGCAACGTCGACGCACACGCGACCGCGATCGAGCGCGCGGCCCGGAACCACGGCCGCGAGGTCACCGTCCGCGAGATCCGCACGTCGGGGATCGTCCCCGACTGCGACCTGCTGGCGATGCCCGGCGGGGAGTCGACGACGATCTCCCAGCTCGTTCACGAGGAGGGGATCGACGCCGAGATCCGCGACCACGTCGCGGCCGAGAAACCCCTGCTTGCGACCTGTGCCGGTCTGATCGTCGCCTCGCGCGATCCGAACGACGACCGCGTCGACGCGCTCGGACTGGTCGACGCAAGCGTCGAGCGCAACGCCTTCGGCCGCCAGAAGGACAGCTTCGAGGCGCCCCTGGAGATCGACGGGCTCGCCGAGCCGTTCCCGGCGGTGTTCATCCGCGCGCCCGCTATCGACGACGTCGGCGGTGTCGACGTCCTCGCACGCTGGGACGAGCGTCCGGTCGCCGTACGCGACGGTCCCGTGATCGCTACCGCCTTCCACCCCGAGCTGACCCCCGATAGCCGTCTCCACGGGCTCGCGTTCTTCGAAAACGCGGCGTCGACCGGTCCCCAGCTCGAGGAGTCCGCGTAG
- a CDS encoding glycerophosphodiester phosphodiesterase, with protein sequence MHSPALIAHRGYAGVAPENTIAAAVAAAERDATAMVEIDVQPAACGTPVVFHDERLEGTRDGRPVTDAAGLLWETPLERLTSLSVLGSEASIPTLSALLEAVPETVGLNVELKNPGTTDLRVGDSLPADERAERRELWQPFVERVLEDCEDFGGELLFSSFCEGALAALREVADDAAAPLVWDDLEAGVEIARRYDCEAIHPPRNAIAGTALASEPYYGLPTSEPELDVVELAHDEGRAVNVWTVDSWLQFDELAAAGVDGVVADYPGLEAGAGTGLAR encoded by the coding sequence ATGCACAGTCCCGCTCTCATCGCCCACCGCGGCTACGCCGGTGTCGCCCCCGAGAACACGATCGCCGCGGCCGTTGCCGCCGCCGAGCGCGACGCGACCGCGATGGTCGAGATCGACGTCCAGCCCGCCGCCTGCGGCACCCCGGTCGTCTTCCACGACGAGCGCCTCGAGGGAACGCGGGACGGCCGACCCGTAACCGACGCCGCTGGGCTTCTCTGGGAGACACCCCTCGAGCGGCTCACGTCGCTGTCGGTACTGGGGTCCGAGGCGTCGATCCCGACGCTGTCGGCGCTGCTCGAAGCCGTCCCCGAGACGGTCGGGCTCAACGTCGAGCTGAAGAATCCGGGGACGACCGACCTGCGCGTCGGCGACTCCCTGCCCGCGGACGAGCGGGCGGAACGCCGGGAGCTGTGGCAGCCGTTCGTCGAGCGCGTCCTCGAGGACTGCGAGGACTTCGGCGGCGAACTCCTCTTTTCCTCGTTCTGCGAGGGCGCGCTCGCCGCCCTTCGGGAGGTCGCCGACGACGCGGCCGCACCCCTCGTGTGGGACGACCTCGAGGCGGGCGTCGAGATCGCGCGCCGGTACGACTGCGAGGCAATCCACCCGCCGCGGAACGCGATCGCGGGGACCGCGCTCGCGAGCGAGCCCTACTATGGGCTCCCGACGAGCGAGCCCGAACTCGACGTCGTCGAGCTCGCCCACGATGAGGGCCGCGCGGTCAACGTCTGGACCGTCGATAGCTGGCTCCAGTTCGACGAGCTCGCCGCGGCGGGCGTCGACGGGGTCGTCGCGGACTACCCCGGGCTCGAGGCAGGGGCGGGGACGGGGCTCGCCCGGTAG
- a CDS encoding response regulator, translating into MSDGAGGLPASLEILLVEDNPGDVRLTKEALRMTPIDHTLHVVNDGSDALDFLHRRAEFVDAPRPDLVLLDFKLPRLNGDEVATEIEGTELEAIPLVVLTGHPAQDRVLGLDELPVDDALTKPVDADGLLETLRSLETSWSGIELEAEPGPEADSGSEPAS; encoded by the coding sequence ATGTCGGATGGTGCCGGTGGGCTTCCAGCGTCGCTCGAGATCTTACTCGTCGAGGACAACCCCGGCGACGTGCGGTTGACTAAGGAGGCGTTACGGATGACGCCGATCGATCACACGCTACACGTCGTCAACGACGGGAGCGACGCGCTCGACTTTCTCCACCGACGGGCGGAGTTCGTCGACGCGCCCCGCCCGGACCTCGTCTTGCTCGATTTCAAACTGCCGCGGCTGAACGGCGACGAGGTCGCGACCGAGATCGAGGGGACCGAACTCGAGGCAATCCCGCTGGTCGTGCTTACGGGCCACCCCGCACAGGACCGCGTGCTCGGGCTCGATGAGCTACCCGTCGACGACGCACTCACGAAACCCGTCGACGCCGACGGGCTCCTCGAGACGCTGCGTTCGCTGGAGACGTCGTGGTCCGGAATCGAACTCGAGGCCGAGCCGGGGCCCGAGGCCGACTCGGGCTCGGAACCGGCGAGCTAG
- the npdG gene encoding NADPH-dependent F420 reductase, protein MRIALLGGTGDIGEGLALRFARDTDHEILIGSRDPEKARDAVAEYEDVLEAIGAEANLKGFINEMAADRADVVVLSVPPYYAGDTVEDVADVLDSDTVLVTPAVGMQGDDDGLHYHPPSAGSVSELVAKRAPDGVPVVGAFHNLAAGALTDLELELDLDTLVVGDDTDAKERVIALANEIKGLRALDVGPLANAAEVESVTPLVINVARYNDELHDVGVKFN, encoded by the coding sequence ATGCGAATCGCACTACTGGGCGGTACCGGCGATATCGGCGAGGGGCTCGCGCTTCGGTTCGCGCGCGACACCGACCACGAGATCCTCATCGGCTCCCGGGACCCCGAGAAGGCTCGCGACGCGGTCGCCGAGTACGAGGACGTCCTCGAAGCGATCGGCGCCGAGGCGAACCTGAAGGGCTTTATCAACGAGATGGCCGCTGACCGGGCCGACGTCGTCGTGCTCTCGGTCCCGCCGTACTACGCCGGCGACACGGTCGAAGACGTCGCGGACGTCCTCGACTCCGATACCGTGCTGGTGACGCCCGCGGTCGGCATGCAGGGTGACGACGACGGGCTCCACTATCATCCCCCGAGCGCCGGCAGCGTCTCCGAACTCGTCGCGAAGCGCGCGCCCGACGGCGTTCCCGTGGTGGGTGCCTTCCACAACCTCGCCGCCGGCGCGCTCACTGACCTCGAACTGGAGCTCGATCTCGATACGCTGGTCGTCGGCGACGATACGGACGCGAAAGAACGGGTGATCGCGCTCGCGAACGAGATCAAGGGACTTCGGGCGCTCGACGTCGGTCCGCTTGCTAACGCGGCCGAGGTCGAGAGCGTCACGCCGCTTGTCATCAACGTCGCCCGGTACAACGACGAGCTCCACGACGTCGGCGTGAAGTTCAACTAG
- a CDS encoding preprotein translocase subunit Sec61beta, whose amino-acid sequence MDRGQNSGGLMSSAGLVRYFDAEDSNAIRIDPKTVIATGIMLGVVIQLLIFVS is encoded by the coding sequence ATGGATAGAGGACAGAACTCCGGTGGGTTGATGTCCAGTGCCGGACTCGTCCGGTACTTCGACGCAGAGGACTCGAACGCGATCCGTATCGATCCGAAGACGGTCATCGCGACCGGGATCATGCTGGGCGTGGTTATCCAGCTGCTGATCTTCGTCTCCTAA